The DNA region AGAATCATCATCCTTCTCTGGAGGGTTGAAGGTGGGGCCGCAGGCAGGACAAGGAAGGAAGAAAGGCGTTAAAATATCGGCATCCTCCTACTATATGCCATGTTTCATGTTTCAAATATGTTTCATGATTTATGTTTCCAACAAACCAATCATTCACCTCACAACTCAGACAATGAAAGGGAAATTAAAAGAGAGCAAATTCATACCTCTATCCATGCTatactcctctctctctctctctctctctctctctctctgggaaGAGAAAAgcatcaaaaagaaaaagagaagaaagaatccTCTCTGTTTCTAATATCTTtccttcagcttttttttttttgggaaactataTCTTTCCTTGAgttatatatgttttctttggGTGGAAAACGATGTTTAATTAATATACACTAGCAGAGAGCAcatattttgtgtatgtgtgaaTAATTTatcttaaggaaaactaatgaaaatagcttgaaaactttgagttttaacaatatggacaaaataaaaggtaaagcgaatagtaccatgattgcctttttagtgtaaaaatatggtttttcgttaaagtgaacagtacatgaaactttttgttaaagttccatttttcttaataagtgcatttttttatattacataattattattttgtcctcattatgtaaatattgtgtatcaaaagtgagggtaaaattgaaaaaatatgattgtcattatctaaaaaatagggatatgattgtcatttagtcaaaaggtacaaaattactattttgccttCCTCATGTCAATATTGTGTATTGAAAAGTAagggtaaaattgaaaaaaatggggaaaaaGTTGACAATGGCTCTTCTCTTAATAAAATagactagccttcatgcacgcaCGTGCataagacattttttgaattacGACATGTTACGTGCGACTTATACGTTTTAAATCATGTTAGAAGAAAAGTCGAATATTTGAAGTAACTGAATAATCTTAAATCATGCTAAAAAAAACCCCTCATAAACTAATTAAATcaactgaattcacataataaaatcagtctttatagaatttacattaaaaatagagaaaataatatttaataaacaattggttAAATCACATTAatgttagcccattgtgagacaAAGCCCACCCTCTCTCCCTTAGTggagataatatcgtttgttaaaaaaaatcatttgacaactaatttaatcacattattatccgcgtgcgaaaGACTTTTTTATAACAGGCATTACAATTTACAggtctcttaagatgttttgaatgtgtttaaaatagagagaataatatttaataaacaactaattgaatcataatattgctagcccattatgagatTAAACTCACCTCCTTTCCctttagtatatataatatcgcttgttacaaaaaaaaatcattcgacaactaatttaatcacattattatatgCGTGCAaatttataaccggcattacatgccttttaatatattttgaacgtgttgctagcctattgtgagatactaatttaaaaaaaacacaaaatcattaatgattaaaaaaaaatactattaaattgacaaaaatacccttgcctTTTTTGATGCATAATTTTGGGATACCTTTGAAGTTTATTGTTTTAGGGACATTTTTGTCCAATTGATTTTTTGGTAAAGCATAATGACACCAAAACACTATTCAGCTTTTGTGTTCTCTTTATATATAGTAGATAGATAGATACATACATACGTACATTCACATATATGAATGAAATATTAATTTTGAGCTGCTCTGTAAAGCTCCAGCTCCAGGCTGACAACCACAACCCATTTGgcctttaatttaaaaaaaaataatagtgcAATAAGTTATTCATTAAAAGGAATCCAAAAAAGAAACAAGATCCAATTACAATTAGTAAACCTATCATACAAACTAATTACAACGCCAAAACAACTGTGAATATATATGTCACCCACATCGACCCACCATACGAGAATTAATATGGGTCATGGGTCATGGGTCTCATGGGGGTGGAAAATGGAATCAAATCTTCATGATATATTACCATTAGTCTTTATTAGAAAAATACAATTCCCCGTCGTCGCGTCTCCTCCTTTATTTTCTTTACAtaactttgtttttcttctgaCTTTATCCGAATTGTAGCAAGCTAAACTACATATACAAACCATCACTTCAAGAAACAAACGTTCAGAATTTTGCATCAACTTCATTTTCATATAAAAGAGAGGACATTATTGGAGATACAGAATGATATCTACAACTTGGCTAGAGTGCAAGAGCAAGACTGAATGAAATGATGAAACTTAAATCAATCCTCATCGTACGAAACATGGAAACTGGTAGTGCAGCCGGATGCCTCAGGATCCTCAGCCCCACAACAGTCGTAGAACTTGGCAGCGTATGGCGGATCGTTGGGTCCCAATTCATAGTACCTTCAATCCAATCAAGAATAATAAAACATCGACCCAGTAAGGAAAGCTAGAAGCATAGTTATTGCAGACCAAGCTCTCTCTCCCAATATTTCTAGTCGACTGGAAAACATTCACAGTTTTCCATAACTAGTTCATGAAAGAGACAAACAACAATGGGACATATACACTTTCACTTGATCAATCCTTTTCATCCGATCTATTATCCATTGAATCTTCAAGCCCAAGAAGAATAACTTGAGTATGAGAATATATGCTATCGCACACCCACACCCCATCCTAAACTCCTGATTCCTGTCCGTGAATTGTGATATGCAACCCGAAATCGAAATCGAAATCCAAATcgaaatccaaatccaaatccaaaggggGAAGAAAGTAGGTAAACCCACATGAATCAGAAACACAGATTATGCAAATTGGCATCCACTAGTTAGTTAAACAAAGACAAAATTTCTCACTCCAACCATCCACTGCACTAATCAAAGATCGAAACTCAACGAAATTAATTACTGTAAAAAAGAACTCATTGGAAAGGGGGGGAGAGAGGGGTCAGAGCTGTACCTTTTCTGGTCGTCGTGACGGCGACAGACGAAGAAAGAAGGGTGGAAGCGGCATGAGAGAGAGGTGTTAGAGGAGGCTCTGTAGCTTTCCTTGCACCTTTTGCATACCTTTCCCTTATCCTCCTCACTCCCACTCTttttctccatctctctctattCTTTAGATACGGTGGCAAAGAAAATTGCAAACAATTGATATGAAACCCGTTAAAGAAATTTGCAATATAAGGAAATTCCACACATAATGTCACTTATTTTATTGTTGCGAGCAAAAAtgcattaataaaaaaaaataaattcactCACCATCAAGTTGAataattttgatttaatttatttgttacataaatcttaaaatttaaaataaatctaaGGGTTGATATCACCACCACTTTATAGTGGTAGGGCAAAAATGCACTCATGACAAAATCCAAGTCTTCCATCCAACCAAGGAAGAACGCATAGCCGGCCACTTGGCCAAGCGTCCCAGCCATCgttttaatattttcattaaaaagaaATCCCATTACAATTACGCAAAATTAAGCTACTATGTACTATACAATACAAGACATAGTCCAGTGAGTGTACGCATTACGATAAATGTAAAATCTTGACAACAAATATGGATCGCACTGAATacacataatttattttatcatcCTAACAGAATTAcagataaattttttttttactctagCTCAGTACCTACACCAACCAAGAAAGCATAAAAAACACAGCAACAAGTGGCTTTTCTAATAACCAAACAGCCCTACGAAATGCATTACTCAAACACATAAATATGTATACCACTACTACTATGACAGCAGCACCCCTGCCCTTCCTTCATAAACATCTCTTTTGGACAATAACATTTAGACTAAAAAACGCTGCCCCATTGCTCCGCTCCGCCATTCAAAGGAATGCATCTATAAGCCTGCAAAACGCTAGCATACCTGGCACCTAGGAAAAGCCTTTGGATACATAGCAGTGCATTTTTGGTGACCTCGGCACTCTCATGATTCATCAGTTTTATCACACGTTCCTTGGCCTTGAGGTCCGTCCCTATGCTACTTCCAGCCGGACGCTGCTGGACAAACACTGAGATATCAAAGCAGGCTACGGCCAATGCCCTAGGATCACTGGATGTATCCAAGATAGTAATCAGGACTCTTAGAATCTGCAAGACAAGGTCATGCATTATTAGTACTACGGAAGCCACAAGCTTATTCAAAAGATTACTCAAGAGTCAACAGCATTGGGATCTGCAATTACTTTCACCATATAATTTAATACTGCCTTCATAACCAAGTAAATGGACCCAATTTACTACCACTTTTCCATGGAATGGAAGCCAACACTGTCTTGGAAAAAGAGAGCTATCCAGGAAatcacaaacaaaacacaagaaCCACCTTGAGTAGCTACCACCAAGTTACTTTCACCAACACTTTCTGGATGATCTACTTCAGACCCTCTTCCAGTTGATTTAATCCCTCCAGGAGATCCCACAAGAAGCTTCATTTCATTAGGGAAACTACACCAATGATTTATGGTTTAAAAGAACGCATGTACAAGAACAACAATAGCTCCATGAGCTAGTTGGTTCCTTTCATTTAACTTGTTATACTAAGTTAGCTTAAATGCCTTACTTCCAGTCCGACCACATAAAATACAAACTATCAAAAGAGGCATACAGCCTATTGGTTTCCCACCTCCTCACTCCATGCTTGTGCTTTCAAATTCTGAATGATTTGTGGCAGTCCAAGGTCCACCATTTGAGCGCCAAATGTCCCTTTTGAGAGCAAGTTCCTCAGGGTCAAAACAACAACTCTGACAACCTACCATGAATAACCAACCCATAttacaaataaaagatgaaTTTACATGTACTCCACTGTTACAAGGATAAGTTTAACATGGACAAGTATACACAAATTAATTTACACATGTTAATCTCGAAGGAAACAATATAGCATCCCAAAAGTCAAGATCCTCACCTTCTCCTTTGTGGAATTCTTGACAACTTCTATGATTCTTGGAAGAGTTCTAGAAGTAGCTAGATGCATAAACATGTTTCATAAAAAAGCTGTTTGAGACAAAATATATTGTCAATAAAAATTTCACAAAGTCAAGAAACTAAGAGTCACCTAAATAGATTGTTGGGTGGAAGCcggagaaattaagggaacaagCAACCTCACCCATCTAACTGAACAAAGGAAAATTTAAGGTTCCTTTAGTAAGGCTGCAAGGCAATTGATGGCAGTTGGGATACCACGACAGGGATGGGAAGGCTTCTTCAACTGCAAATTACATATACCATAAAAAGCATGCTTAGACAACCAATATCATCCAAACTGAAAACCACCAAGTGATAGCTGCGATATCAACAGAATAACTGATTGAATTCGAGGAAATGTAGAAACCACTGGTCAAACAACTTTTTAAGTACTCTATTTCCTAGGCACCGAAAATGAAAGAGTAACCCAGTTGCATTTAGTAGAATGTGTAACCCGAAGCTGAAAGCATACCCGTGCACAAAGCCATTCCACCAATCCAGGAGTTCAATAATATCAAATACGGAGGGGTGATTGATCAAAGCAAAAGATACAAGTTCATGTCCACACCACTCCTTGGGACAAATAACAAATAACaatgatatatttatgttttttttatatatctcCATTTGAAACAGATGAAAGCACATCAAGATACAAGTTCATGTTACCACTCCTTCCACAATATCTATGTAAGATTGTAGAAGGGAGAAGGAATAACCAAATGAAAGTCCCATCACATACAAGATACTGCCCAGATCGGaaatcaaatattaaaaataaaaaaccctaaacaTAATACAAACTTTTTCATTCTTAACCTATTCTGAAAATCAgcaccaaaaaatgaaaatcaaaccCATGAAACAATTTCCAGTGAATTAACCTGCCTTCTGCCTTCTAGCTGAGCACAATTCATGCAACAACCTTCTCTACTTCTGGTTGTTGCTTGTGCCCTTCTTCTTCAGTAGGCTTCCGAACTTGCGGAGTAaaggcttcttcttcttctgttgcTTTGATGGAGAGGTCCTGCTTTCGTCCACACATTCCGTTGAAGTTACTCCATTTATCTCATCAAACCCCTCGCCACCCCCCACCTTTGACTCCACTTCCTCTTCAAACGATTCCTGCTCTTGTTCCCTCTCCAGCGAGAATTCCTTCTTTTCAATCTTGCAGCTCTCCCACATCTTATACTCCACCTCTACTGATTCATCTTCCTTCTCTTTGCTCTCATCTTCTTTTGGTTTGCCCTTCACATTATCACTTTTAGCGTAGTCCATTTCCTCAGCCTTGCCATTAATGACAACATTATTATTCTCTTCCCATAAGCTTTCCTTCTTGTGCTCCTCACCTTGACTTGGTGCAAGGTCCATTTTCTGTTTCTCTTCTCCTCCATGCCCATTCTCTTCAGAGAATTCAACTACCTTTGGAAGCAAATCATAGTCTTTCTCACTATCTGTCAGCTCACCATTTTCCTTGGCTCGCTTCTTCGCTACAGCTTCTTCCAGTAACCTAGACAATTCCCCAACCTTTTTAAGAGAAGCTGCCTCCTTGTCTTGGAGTTCATCGTTTTCGTGAACAATACACTGGAACTCATTTTCTTTGTCCAATATGCTTTCCTTTAATTTCATGTTCTCGGCCTTTGCTTCTGCAAGAGCTTCCTGCAAATAGATCACTTCAGATTCAACTTCGTTCAGACTCTCTTTCAACTGGGCTTCTTCGTCCTTCAAAGCACAAGCTTCTTCATTGGATTTTGTGAGCAAATTTTGCAGCCTgcttatttctttttccttcaaagagttttcttcttctgaatgtttcacccaattcgCCAGGTGaagttctctcttctcccagTCGGCCTTTGCGTTTTGGAATTCAGTCTTGCATTGTTCAAGGTTACTTGTAACAAGATAGACTTCGTGTTTTGCATCATCAAGCATGCCTTCATACTTTTCGTTGGTTGCTTTCAAGACCATTTTCAGGTCTTCTATCTGCGACTTGTTACTCT from Malus domestica chromosome 01, GDT2T_hap1 includes:
- the LOC114825968 gene encoding uncharacterized protein; the encoded protein is MEKKSGSEEDKGKVCKRCKESYRASSNTSLSCRFHPSFFVCRRHDDQKRYYELGPNDPPYAAKFYDCCGAEDPEASGCTTSFHVSYDED